The Callithrix jacchus isolate 240 chromosome 20, calJac240_pri, whole genome shotgun sequence genome has a window encoding:
- the SNX20 gene encoding sorting nexin-20: MASPEHPGSPGWTGPITHCTARTKQEAPATGPDLLHPGPDGHLDMHSGLSSNSSMTTRELQQYWQNEKCRWKHVKLLFEIASARIEERKVSKFVVYQIIVIQTGSFDNNKAVLERRYSDFAKLQKALLKTFREEIEDVEFPRKHLTGNFAEEIICERRRALQDYLGLLYAIRCVRRSQEFLDFLTRPELREAFGCLRAGQYPRALELLLRVLPLQEKLTAHCPAAAVPALCAVVLCHRDLDRPAEAFAAGERALQRLQAREGHRYYAPLLDTMVRLAYTLGKDFVSLQERLEESQLRRPMPRGITLKELTVREYLH, translated from the exons ATGGCAAGTCCAGAGCACCCTGGGAGCCCTGGCTGGACGGGACCCATAACCCACTGCACTGCAAGGACCAAGCAGGAAGCACCAGCCACTGGCCCTGACCTCCTGCACCCGGGacctgatgggcacttag ACATGCACAGCGGCCTGAGCTCCAACTCTAGCATGACCACGCGGGAGCTTCAGCAGTACTGGCAGAATGAGAAATGCCGCTGGAAGCACGTCAAACTGCTCTTTGAGATCGCTTCAGCTCGCATCGAGGAGAGAAAAGTCTCCAAGTTTGTG GTGTACCAGATCATCGTCATCCAGACCGGGAGCTTTGACAACAACAAGGCCGTCCTGGAACGGCGCTATTCCGACTTCGCGAAGCTCCAGAAAGCGCTGCTGAAGACGTTCAGGGAGGAGATCGAGGATGTGGAGTTCCCCAGGAAGCACCTGACCGGGAACTTCGCGGAGGAGATCATCTGCGAGCGTCGGCGCGCGCTGCAGGACTACCTGGGCCTGCTCTATGCCATCCGCTGCGTGCGGCGCTCCCAGGAGTTCCTGGACTTCCTCACGCGGCCAGAGCTGCGCGAGGCCTTCGGCTGCCTGCGTGCTGGCCAGTACCCGCGCGCCCTGGAGCTGCTGCTGCGCGTGCTGCCGCTGCAGGAGAAACTCACCGCCCACTGCCCCGCGGCCGCCGTCCCGGCCCTGTGCGCCGTGGTGCTGTGCCACCGCGACCTCGACCGCCCTGCCGAGGCCTTTGCGGCCGGAGAGAGGGCCCTGCAGCGCCTGCAGGCCCGGGAAGGCCATCGCTACTACGCGCCTCTGCTGGACACCATGGTCCGCCTGGCCTACACGCTGGGCAAGGACTTCGTGTCTCTGCAGGAGAGGCTGGAGGAGAGCCAGCTCCGGAGGCCCATGCCCCGCGGCATCACCCTGAAGGAGCTCACTGTGCGGGAATACCTACACTGA